In Castor canadensis chromosome 11, mCasCan1.hap1v2, whole genome shotgun sequence, a single genomic region encodes these proteins:
- the Ube2q1 gene encoding ubiquitin-conjugating enzyme E2 Q1, giving the protein MQQPQPQGQQQPGPGQQLGGQGAAPGAGGGPGGGPGPGPCLRRELKLLESIFHRGHERFRIASACLDELSCEFLLAGAGGAGAGAAPGPHLPSRGSVPGDPVRIHCNITESYPAVPPIWSVESDDPNLAAVLERLVDIKKGNTLLLQHLKRIISDLCKLYNLPQHPDVEMLDQPLPAEQCTQEEVSSEDEDEEMPEDTEDLDHYEMKEEEPAEGKKSEDDGIGKENLAILEKIKKNQRQDYLNGAVSGSVQATDRLMKELRDIYRSQSFKGGNYAVELVNDSLYDWNVKLLKVDQDSALHNDLQILKEKEGADFILLNFSFKDNFPFDPPFVRVVSPVLSGGYVLGGGAICMELLTKQGWSSAYSIESVIMQISATLVKGKARVQFGANKSQYSLTRAQQSYKSLVQIHEKNGWYTPPKEDG; this is encoded by the exons ATGCAGCAGCCGCAGCCGCAGGGGCAGCAGCAGCCGGGGCCGGGGCAACAGCTGGGGGGCCAGGGGGCGGCGCCGGGGGCCGGGGGCGGCCCGGGAGGGGGCCCGGGGCCGGGGCCCTGCCTGAGGCGGGAGCTAAAGCTGCTCGAGTCCATCTTCCACCGCGGCCACGAGCGCTTCCGCATTGCCAGCGCCTGCCTGGACGAGCTGAGCTGCGAGTTCCTGCTGGCCGGGGCCGGAGGGGCCGGGGCGGGGGCCGCGCCCGGACCGCATCTCCCCTCACGGGGGTCGGTGCCTGGTGATCCCGTCCGCATCCACTGCAACATCACG GAATCATACCCTGCTGTACCCCCTATCTGGTCGGTGGAATCTGATGACCCTAACTTGGCTGCTGTCTTGGAGAGGCTGGTGGACATAAAGAAAGGGAATACCTTG CTCTTACAGCATCTGAAGAGGATCATCTCTGACCTGTGTAAACTCTACAATCTCCCTCAGCATCCTGATGTGGAGATGCTGGATCAGCCCTTGCCAGCAGAACAG TGCACACAGGAAGAAGTGTCTTCAGAGGATGAAGATGAGGAGATGCCTGAG GACACAGAAGACCTAGATCactatgaaatgaaagaggaagaacCAGCTGAAGGCAAGAAATCTGAAGATGATGGCATTGGAAAAGAAAACTTGGCCAtcttagagaaaattaaaaagaaccagAGGCAAGATTACTTAAAT GGTGCAGTGTCTGGCTCGGTGCAGGCCACTGACCGGCTGATGAAGGAGCTCAGGGATATATACCGATCACAGAGTTTCAAAGGCG GAAACTATGCAGTCGAACTTGTGAATGACAGTCTATATGATTGGAATGTCAAACTCCTCAA AGTTGACCAGGACAGCGCTTTGCACAATGATCTCCAGATCctcaaagagaaggaaggagctgACTTCATTCTACTTAACTTCTCCTTTAAA GATAATTTTCCCTTTGACCCACCATTCGTCAGGGTTGTGTCTCCAGTCCTCTCCGGAGG ATACGTTCTGGGCGGAGGTGCCATCTGCATGGAACTTCTCACCAAACAG GGCTGGAGCAGTGCCTACTCCATAGAGTCAGTGATCATGCAGATCAGCGCCACGCTGGTGAAGGGGAAAGCACGGGTGCAGTTTGGAGCCAACAAA TCTCAATACAGTCTGACAAGAGCACAGCAGTCCTACAAGTCCTTGGTGCAGATCCACGAAAAAAACG GCTGGTACACACCCCCAAAGGAAGATGGCTAA